A region of Colletotrichum higginsianum IMI 349063 chromosome 10, whole genome shotgun sequence DNA encodes the following proteins:
- a CDS encoding Formyl-CoA transferase has product MTNYTISGEATRILNDVLLNDPGLNLPPSFKDAAKKVEFVADDDKPFVLTPFKITESCASLTALLATAANVAAAERYGIGLQDVQVNTDVATLFLASVLLPTIGGKSFVQHPKMAEELSKMDLHRMSDPIRRYATNVYKTKDGRWYHLHGSMNAEPTMRMMGVSDFVDVSPDEAIKIYADKVAQWDSEEIERTANEQHKQAGVVCYTPDEFFSSEHGNIMSKEPLWSATRVPAPRKEWPRTTDHADFKPLAGIRIIDFSRVIAAPAVSKLLSLLGADVLRVSCDKLPEYAPTMVDLQTGKRDANLDLKTDEGRSAFAELVKGADVLVDGYRPGVLERLGFDSATLRKLSPSLIYMRENCYGFKGPLAHRSGWQQISDCLVGLSHLQGKFLGLDEAVVPLLPNSDYQTGLVGAVAAVQALLARTKEDVTFDIDISLTQYNIWYIQLGLYSEDQQRELRARDPQFLPRHCDDMNVLVGKTHASWQKVRPDLFTHPEYFWDMSGKEYGLDQNIKVLAPAFKFSSTTLAWEVPTGKRGRSKPEWVS; this is encoded by the exons ATGACAAACTACACCATCTCCGGCGAGGCAACTCGGATCCTGAACGACGTCTTACTCAACGACCCTGGACTCAACCTCCCACCCTCTTTCAAAGACGCGGCCAAGAAAGTCGAGTTCGTCGCAGACGACGACAAGCCGTTCGTGCTCACCCCGTTCAAGATTACAGAGTCATGCGCCTCCCTCACagccctcctcgccaccgcGGCCAACGTCGCCGCTGCAGAGCGGTATGGCATTGGGCTCCAGGATGTCCAGGTGAACACCGACGTCGCGACCCTGTTCTTGGCATCCGTCTTGCTCCCCACCATCGGCGGCAAGTCGTTCGTGCAGCACCCCaagatggcggaggagcttTCCAAGATGGATCTTCATCGGATGTCCGATCCCATCAGACGGTACGCCACCAACGTGTACAAGACAAAAGACGGCCGGTGGTATCACTTGCACGGATCCATGAACGCCGAGCCcacgatgaggatgatgggTGTCAGCGACTTCGTCGACGTGAGccccgacgaggccatcaagaTCTACGCGGACAAGGTCGCTCAGTGGGATTCCGAGGAAATCGAACGGACCGCCAACGAGCAGCACAAGCAAGCCGGTGTGGTCTGCTACACGCCAGACGAGTTCTTCAGCAGCGAGCATGGCAACATCATGTCAAAGGAGCCCTTGTGGAGCGCGACCAGAGTCCCGGCACCGCGGAAGGAGTGGCCACGGACAACGGACCACGCTGATTTCAAGCCTCTCGCCGGCATCAGGATCATCGACTTTTCTCGCGTCATCGCGGCTCCGGCGGTCTCCAAGCTCCTGAGCCTCCTCGGGGCTGATGTCCTCCGGGTGTCCTGCGACAAGCTGCCCGAGTACGCCCCGACAATGGTGGACCTCCAGACCGGAAAGAGGGACGCCAACCTCGACCTGAAAACCGACGAGGGGAGAAGCGCGTTTGCAGAGCTGgtcaagggcgccgacgttCTTGTAGATGGGTACCGCCCTGGCGTCTTGGAGAGACTCGGATTCGACAGTGCCACGCTGCGCAAGCTCAGCCCCAGTCTCATCTACATGCGGGAGAACTGCTACGGCTTCAAGGGCCCGCTGGCCCATCGATCTGGGTGGCAACAGATCAGCGATTGCTTGGTAGGCTTGTCCCACCTGCAGGGCAAGttcctcgggctcgacgaggctGTCGTGCCACTGCTTC CCAACTCGGACTACCAAACCGGACTAGTGGGCGCTGTGGCTGCCGTCCAAGCCTTGCTGGCGCGCACCAAGGAGGACGTCACTTTTGACATCGACATCAGCCTGACTCAGTACAACATCTGGTATATTCAGCTCGGGCTGTACTCTGAAGACCAACAACGGGAGCTACGAGCGAGGGACCCTCAGTTCCTCCCACGTCATTGCGATGACATGAACGTTCTTGTTGGGAAAACGCACGCGTCTTGGCAGAAGGTTCGTCCGGATCTCTTCACCCATCCGGAGTACTTCTGGGACATGTCCGGGAAAGAGTACGGGCTTGATCAAAACATCAAGGTTCTGGCACCGGCATTCAAATTTTCATCAACCACCCTCGCATGGGAGGTGCCAACCGGAAAGAGAGGACGATCGAAGCCTGAATGGGTGTCTTGA
- a CDS encoding Cytochrome P450 codes for MVDMNADAVNASAHPELLQPGSAAASLNLGQVSNLLSGWSTWQYVVTFLIGVVVYDQVMYLWRKGSIAGPTFKIPLMGPFIQALHPKFDSYLAQWASGPLSCVSVFHKFVVLTSDRDLAHKVFKSPAYAEPCIVPLAKDIIGHKAWVFLQGKAHAEYRRGLTPLFTNKAISTYLPVQEKVLDHYYDKFVADSAAANGKPLPFMTHFREINCALSCRTFFGDYISQDAVKRIADDFYLATAALELVNVPFSIYIPGTKPWYGKRTADAVHVEFAKCAAACKANMSKPGATPTCVVDHWVLHMMESERYKARIAAGETGLEKPTNMIREFTNEEIADTLFTFLFASQDASSSATTWIFQILAQRPDVLDRVREENLAARGGDRNKPFDLPMLESLTYTHAVVKELLRYRPPVIFVPYLATKKFPVTPDYTVPKGSMIIPSCYPALHDPEVYREPEVYDPERWITGDAESKTKNWLVFGAGPHDCLARKYVPLQMASMIGKAALELDWKHHATPKSEEIRVFATLFPEDECPLVFTRRP; via the exons ATGGTCGACATGAACGCCGATGCAGTCAACGCCAGCGCTCACCCTGAGCTACTTCAGCCagggtcggcggcggcgtccttgaaCCTCGGCCAAGTGTCCAACTTGCTCTCCGGCTGGTCTACCTGGCAATACGTCGTCACCTTTCTGATCGGAGTCGTTGTCTATGATCAAG TCATGTACCTCTGGCGGAAGGGCTCTATCGCTGGACCGACCTTCAAGATCCCCTTGATGGGTCCCTTCATCCAAGCACTTCATCCCAAATTCGACTCATATCTCGCCCAGTGGGCCAGCGGCCCTCTCAGCTGCGTATCCGTCTTCCACAA ATTCGTTGTCCTCACCTCCGATCGCGACCTGGCACACAAGGTCTTCAAGTCTCCCGCCTATGCCGAGCCCTGTATTGTACCACTCGCCAAGGATATCATTGGCCACAAAGCCTGGGTTTTCCTGCAGGGCAAGGCCCACGCCGAATACCGAAGGGGCCTGACCCCTCTGTTTACCAACAAGGCCATCTCAACCTACCTCCCGGTGCAGGAAAAGGTCCTCGACCACTACTACGACAAGTTTGTCGCCGACAGTGCTGCTGCCAACGGAAAACCCCTCCCATTCATGACCCACTTCCGCGAGATCAACTGCGCCCTGTCCTGCCGCACCTTCTTTGGTGACTACATCTCAcaggacgccgtcaagagGATTGCCGATGACTTTTACCTGGCTACCGCTGCCCTTGAGCTGGTCAACGTCCCCTTCTCTATTTACATCCCGGGTACCAAGCCGTGGTACGGCAAGCGTACCGCTGACGCCGTCCATGTCGAATTCGCAAAGTGCGCAGCTGCCTGCAAAGCCAACATGTCGAAGCCCGGTGCGACCCCGACCTGTGTTGTCGACCACTGGGTCTTGCACATGATGGAGTCGGAGCGCTACAAGGCCCGCATAGCTGCAGGAGAGACGGGCCTGGAGAAGCCGACAAACATGATTCGCGAATTCACCAACGAGGAGATTGCCGACACCCTGTTTACCTTTCTCTTCGCATCACAAGACGCATCAAGCAGTGCCACAACCTGGATTTTCCAAATTCTCGCCCAACGACCCGACGTGCTAGACCGCGTCCGCGAAGAGAACCTGGCTGCGCGCGGTGGCGACCGCAATAAGCCGTTCGACCTGCCCATGCTTGAGTCTCTGACATACACGCATGCTGTTGTCAAGGAGCTTCTCCGCTACCGCCCGCCTGTCATCTTTGTCCCCTACCTGGCCACGAAAAAGTTCCCTGTTACCCCCGATTACACCGTCCCCAAGGGCTCCATGATTATTCCGTCCTGCTACCCAGCACTACATGACCCTGAGGTTTACCGTGAGCCCGAGGTCTACGACCCTGAGCGCTGGATcacgggcgacgccgagtccAAGACCAAGAACTGGTTGGTTTTTGGCGCCGGTCCACATGATTGCCTGGCCCGAAAATACGTTCCGCTTCAGATGGCTTCCATGATCGGCAAGGCGGCCTTGGAGCTGGATTGGAAACACCATGCGACGCCCAAGTCGGAGGAGATTCGGGTGTTTGCCACGTTGTTCCCAGAG GACGAATGTCCCTTGGTTTTTACCAGGCGTCCTTGA